The Gemmatimonadaceae bacterium genome includes the window GAATCCCTTCCTGCAAGGGGTGGTGCGTGTGGACGACCCCGGCGGCGGGGCGCCGCTCACGATGATTGGCATGTCGCGCCTGAACGAGGTGGACCCGGACTATCTCCGCGTGCTGCGCATTCCGATTCTGCGCGGGCGCAACTTTCACGAGAGCGAGGACGATCCGATCCCGAGTGTGATTGTCGACGAGGGTACGGCGCACTGGCTGCTGCCGGGGTCCGACATTCTGGGCCGCCTGATCCGGTTCGCCGGCACCGGCTACGGCAAGGTGCCGTGGATGCGCGTCGTGGGGATCACCGGCCCCATCGTGACGAGCCGGTGCGGGATCGATCCCTGCCCCGAACACATGTTCTTCATCGCGAACGGCGCGGGCTATCCGGCGCCCACCGCGTCCACCACGTTCATCGTACGATCGAAGGGACCGCCAGCGGCGTTCCTGACCCCGCTGCGCGCCGCCCTCACGTCGGATTACCCGGGCGCGATCCCCGACGTCGCGACATGGGACGACGCGACCGGCACGGCCTCCGAGCGCAGTTTGTACGATTTCGTGACTACGCTATTCGGGTCGTTCGCGTTCATCGGGCTCTTGCTGGCGTTGATCGGCGTGTACGGGATGACGGCGTACGCGGTGGAGCAGCGCGCTCGCGAGTTCGGCGTGCGCATCGCACTCGGCGCACAGACGCGGGATATCATCACGATGGTATTGCGCCAGGGCAACGCAACAGCGCTGCTGGGGCTGGCCATCGGGCTCATCGTGGCGAATTGGGCCGAGGCATTGCTGCACGGCTTTCTGTTCGGCTACGACACCATGGCCCCCTTCTTCATGGCGGGCGCCGTGGTAGCGTTGTTCGCCGCCACGGTGCTGGCCGGGATTCCGCCCGCGCTCCGCGCGGCGCGGATCAATCCGGTGGATACGCTGCGGTCGGAGTAACGCGGCCCCGGTCTCGACGCCGAGACCACGCCCGGCCCCGCATCGCGATCCCACCCCCGCGCCCCCTCAAGAGCTATTGCAGTATCCGTCGTGATCCGTTCAATCCGCCTCATCCGCGTCCAGGCAGTTGCTGTTGCCGTGAAGTCCGCGTGCTCCGCGGTAAGCCAGGTCCCCGTTGCTGACCGGCCACCACCTCCGTCATTAGATTGGATCCGTCGGGAGGGCTGGCAGAACGGCTATTGCACCGGTCTTGAAGACGGGTGCTCGGTGGATCCGCGAAGTTTGATATAAGTAAGTATCACTAAGTCACCTACATGATCAGTGTACCGTCGGTCCATCGCGGCCTTGTGGCAGTCTTGTGGCTATTCGGCCTCGTCCAGGACCGGCGGCGGGCGGTCCGACAGTGCGCCGCCAATGCGTCCGACCGCTCGGCTCAGTTCGATCGGATCACGCCACCCGCAGCGGCTTGATCCGCGCCACTTCCTGCTTGACCGCCTGTGACGCGTCCCAGAGGTCCACGGCGCGCTGCGCATTCAGCCAGAACTCGGGCGAGTTGCCGAACAGCCGGGCCAGCCGAAGGGCCATCTCGGGGCTGACCCCCCGCCGGCCACGCAGCAGCTCGTTGATCGACTGGCGCGACACCCCAACGGCGTCGGCGAGGCCGGCGACCGTGAGGCCGTAATCCGGCAGGAAGTCCTCGGCGAGCATCAGCCCCGGGTGCGTCGGCCGACGCTTCATGCGCTGATTGTTGGGAACGGTCATCGGTCGGTCCCTCTCCCTAGTGATAGTCGCAGAATTCCACTTCGTACGCATCGCCGTCCACGAAGCGGAAGCAGATGCGCCATTGGTCGTTGACGGCAATCGCGTACTGCCCCGCCCGATCGCCCTTCAACGCGTGCAGCCGATTACCCGGCGGCACTTGGAGGTCGCGCAGCGCAACGGCTAGGTCGACGTATTCCAGCTTCCGCGCGGCCCGCGCCGCAACATCCGGCGGAATCCGTTTGGCGCCGCCCGTGACGTACAGATCCCGCGTGCGCTTGTCCGCGAATGTCTTGATCACCGGATAAATGTACCGCGTCACGTGACACGTGTCAATCTGCCGTGCAGGACCCACAATCGGTATTTCTCAACGCCGGGGGAAGGTCACCAGAGTGCTGCCTCGAATTGGGGGACAGCGCAGACCCCCGACAGCTGATTCACTTATGATCCCCGGCTTCTATATGCAAAGTCGGTGTTTGTGTCGTGACGCGCCGCCTCCTACATTGGCGCCGCTGAGGACCGCGCGAGTCGTCGCGCTCCTTGCGGCGGGCCGAGGTATCATGCCGGCTCGCCCCTTTCAACGAGGCCCCCACCGTGACCACCTCGCCGCGCGCCCTGGTCGCCACCTTCTCCGCCCTGTTGGCGGCTGTCCCCGCCGCATCGCCGCCATCGCCCAGTGCCTACACGTACGACGTGAGCGTGCAACGGACGACCGTCCTGACCGCCATGCCGCAGCACGACACGCTCCTGCTCGTCGCGCACGTTACGCAGGACACCCAGGGACGGGTTCGCACCGACGTCGTTCGCGGCACCTTGGGGGGCCCGGCGATCGTCAGCGGTGACTATACGATTATCGATTCGTCGGGGCGGGTTACCGCAGTATTTCCCGACCGGCAGGAGTACATCGACCTGCACACCGACGGTGGCATCGTTGAAGTGGCCGCGCTCCGGAAGGCCTCGTCCGCCCCATCGCGAGGCATGACCCTCCAGAGCCTCACGCTTGATACGCTGGCAGACACGGTCATCGTCGATGGATATGTCGGCCGGCACTACCAGTTCCTCGAGCATGGCGCTGCGGTCTCCACGATGCCGGCCATGTCGCTGGCCGGTGCGTTCGATGCGTCCGCCGACTACTACCTCGGTGCTTGCACCATCCCCCGCCCGGTCGTGCTCATCGCCCCCGGGGGCGTGACGACGGACGCCGGCCAAATGGTCTCCCCCGAGGCGGTCGCCCGCGTGCGCGCGCTGCTCGCCCATCTCACGGGCTGCGAACTCCACGAGGTCAGCCGCCTGGACGTGAAGCTCGGGGCCGCTGGAGGCCTCTCGATTGACGCATCCCAAACTACCGTGAGCGATTTCTCCAACTTTCGTGCCGATACGGCCGGGCCCGATGCGTTCACCATTCCGCCGGAGTTCCGCCGCATCTCGTTGGCGGAGCGCCTGAAAGAGATCTCGGCGCAGTCCGGAGCACGGGCACGTCATCCGCGGGGCCCCGGGGGCGCCGAGACTCGGCGCGCGGCCCCAGGAGCTACAGGACCCATAATCGGTGTTCCTCAAATCGGGGGGAAGGGCACGTAGTACTCGATTTGAACGTCAGTATCTCGGTGCTCCGGGCGAATTTTCACTCTTGTGGATGATGCGTTGCGCCCCGCCACCCGCCCCGCGATCTTTGACTCCGGGAGGGCTGGCAGAACGGCTATTGCACCGGTCTTGAAAGCGGGTGCAGAACGCACCCAGGAAGCTGCTGCTAAGCCTTTGTCCGATAGACGGTTACATGATGTCACCGTTGCCGTCGCGCAATGGTCTTGTGGCACTCATGTGGCTATTCGGACGGGCCAGTCGGCAATCGAGGCATGAGTACTTAAGTATATTCTAGGCAGGCCGCGTCGCGGGCGATCCGCGGTGCTCCCGACCGGCGACCCTCCGCGTTGAGTCGATCGACGACGCTCATCGCCGCTTCTCGAGCTGCGACAGGCGCGCCAGGCGGCGCCGCGCGTCCGCGACCCGAGGCTGCAGCTCCGGATCGGCGCTCTTCCACAGATCGATGAACGCCAGGTACTGCGCGGCGGCCTTGGTCGTATCGCCCTTGGCTTCGTAGAGCTGGCCGAGCCGTTCGTGCACCATCGGCAACACCGAGGCATCCAGGGTCTCGACGTAGCGGGCCCGATACGGGGTCTTCAAGTACAAATCAAACTCCGCGATCGCCGAGTCCGGCATGCCCGCCGCGTCGAAGACGCGCGCCAGGTTGAGCGGCAGGCAGATGGTGCAGTCGTTGGCCGGCCCGTCGGGGAGGCTGTCCGCCTTCCGAAACTGCGCGGCCGCCTCGGGGAACTTGCGCCGCGCGAGCGCGCTCTCCGCCAGAGCCGCGTGTTCGTCCGGCTCATGTACGCGATGGACGGCCGTGTCCCGCACCTGCGCGCGGTACTGCACCAGCACCGCCTCCGCGCGGTCCGGTCGACCGGCCTGCGCGTACGCGCTCGCCACCGCGAGGTCGGGGCGGTCTTCGTCCCGGAATCGGCGCAGCGGCGTGCGGGCCAGGGCGCTGTCCAGCGTCGCCGCCGTGATGGCGGGCTGCTCCAGCACGACCGCATCGACCCAGGCAACGGTCGTCGCGTCGCCCACCGCCGTTGGCGGGGCGTAGCCCGCAGTCGAATCGGCGGCGGCGGCGGCGGCGGCGGTCCGCAGGCGCCGCCAGTCCGCCACGTGCCCTCGGAGCAGCGCAAGCTCCGCGGACCTCCAGAGCGACCAGCCGGGGTTGGTGGGGTCGCGCACGTTGCGCGCACTGTCAAGCGCTTGCCCGTACGCGTCCCACTTCTGCACAAAATAGAGCCCGAGGACCGCGAACTGCTTCGGCGTTGTGGCGGTCGGAAAGCGTTGGAGCATCACGCGAACGACGCTGTCGGCGGCGTTGGTGCTGCCCTCATCCCGTAACGTGGCCACCAGGTTGCCGTAGGCGAGCAGGAACCCCGGGTTGGATCGAAGCACCAGTCGATACTGCGAGTCCGCCTTCGCGAAATCTCGCTCGGAAGCGAAAAGGAGGGCGAGATTGTTATTGCCTGGCTGTCCGGTGACCTGGAGCAACTGTTCGTAGGCCGCAATGGCTTTCGGCCGATCCGGACTGGGGCCGTACGTGTCGTAGGTCGCCTCGATCGTCAGCCGTTCGGGTTGTGGCAAGGCATTCCGGAATTGAAACGCGCGCACGAGCGCCGAAGCAACCTGGCTCCGCGGGAGTCCCAGATTGACCTTCTCCATGGCCAACTTGCGCCACCCCTCGGCGAACGTCGTGTCGGCGGCCACGGCCTCCGTGAGCAGGCGGATGGACTTGGGTCGATCCAACTCGGCGTCCGCGGCGAACGATCCCGCGCTGTAGGCGCGCAATGCGTCGAGCGACCCCGTCGTCACGGCCGCTAGCCGCGGCGCCGCCTGCACCGAGTGCAGCGATTCGCCGGCCTTCGCGCGCAGGTCGCGCGCGATCCGGTCCGACGCGTCGATCAAGCCCTTGGGGCCGTCGCCGGTCTCCTGGAACGACGCGAGCGCGCGCGCCGAATCGGCCGTCAGCAGGCGCACCGTCACGACATAGCCGCTCCCCACCGGCGTCACGACGCCGTCCACGATCGCCGTGATCCCGTTCCGCTGCGCGATCTGCTGCGCCAACGGCAGATCCACGCGCTCCGTTCGCGGCTGCTCCATGAGTTGTAACGCGTCCGCCGTTTGCGCCTGGCTGACGATGGAGAGCACCGGGGATTCCGACAGCCCGGTGCGCACGGCGAAGCTCACGACCCGCGCGAGCGCGGTATCGCCGTTCGTGGCCGAGAAGTCGGTCATGAGAATCGGCTCCTTCGCCGTGAGCTTTCCCGCGGCCAGGAGCGACCCCGCCGGTCC containing:
- a CDS encoding protein kinase; the encoded protein is LRDVARALAYAHQRGVVHRDIKPDNVLMSGGAAVVTDFGIAKAISAARTAAAGATLTQIGTSIGTPAYMAPEQAAGDPDIDHRADLYALGAMAYEMLSGQPVFANRTAQRMMAAHMGETPTPIATLRGDLPAALAELVMRCLAKDPNARPQSAGEIAHALDTITSGGGMPAMPAILLGGPGMFRKALAIYAASFVAVAILARAAIVGIGLPDWVFPGALIVMALGLPMVLWTGYVQRVTRRAMTMTPTYTPGGTPSVAGGTIATMAFKAAPHVSWYRTARGGMYALGVFVVIVAGVMTLRVLGIGPAGSLLAAGKLTAKEPILMTDFSATNGDTALARVVSFAVRTGLSESPVLSIVSQAQTADALQLMEQPRTERVDLPLAQQIAQRNGITAIVDGVVTPVGSGYVVTVRLLTADSARALASFQETGDGPKGLIDASDRIARDLRAKAGESLHSVQAAPRLAAVTTGSLDALRAYSAGSFAADAELDRPKSIRLLTEAVAADTTFAEGWRKLAMEKVNLGLPRSQVASALVRAFQFRNALPQPERLTIEATYDTYGPSPDRPKAIAAYEQLLQVTGQPGNNNLALLFASERDFAKADSQYRLVLRSNPGFLLAYGNLVATLRDEGSTNAADSVVRVMLQRFPTATTPKQFAVLGLYFVQKWDAYGQALDSARNVRDPTNPGWSLWRSAELALLRGHVADWRRLRTAAAAAAADSTAGYAPPTAVGDATTVAWVDAVVLEQPAITAATLDSALARTPLRRFRDEDRPDLAVASAYAQAGRPDRAEAVLVQYRAQVRDTAVHRVHEPDEHAALAESALARRKFPEAAAQFRKADSLPDGPANDCTICLPLNLARVFDAAGMPDSAIAEFDLYLKTPYRARYVETLDASVLPMVHERLGQLYEAKGDTTKAAAQYLAFIDLWKSADPELQPRVADARRRLARLSQLEKRR
- a CDS encoding type II toxin-antitoxin system RelE/ParE family toxin, which gives rise to MIKTFADKRTRDLYVTGGAKRIPPDVAARAARKLEYVDLAVALRDLQVPPGNRLHALKGDRAGQYAIAVNDQWRICFRFVDGDAYEVEFCDYH
- a CDS encoding HigA family addiction module antitoxin, yielding MKRRPTHPGLMLAEDFLPDYGLTVAGLADAVGVSRQSINELLRGRRGVSPEMALRLARLFGNSPEFWLNAQRAVDLWDASQAVKQEVARIKPLRVA